The genomic stretch GTTGCGCATTAGTGTTGGTGTAGGGTGAAACTAGTCGACGAATGTCTGATAGAGTCGCATTTGGGTTTGACTTGAGAATAGAAATTATTCTCAAGATATCCGAGTGGGTTATATTGTTTcttgttggcgttgaaaGTGCATCTGTAAATGTCGAAACAACAGCTTTGTAGTATTGCAAGTATCGTTGTATTTGATCGATTCGGCTACCTGGGCAACCCTGATCGTTGCATTGTGCtcctttttgctttttacaGTTCTGACAGATGTCCCATGACCACAAAGCAACAGCGAGCTGGCGTGCCGAGTTCTGGTTAATGTCGCTGCTGATACTCGCACTCATGATGTCGATACTGATGGGTTTCTTACGGACACGAGTGTCGTAAAGTACCCGAAAATGTGATTTAACTCATATATAGTAGCCTAATGGCAGACTCAAAAGAAAGCATTGGGCTGAGTAATTCGTAATGTGGCTTGGTGAGGCGATGTGTATGCAGCTTGTACACAATATTAAGTACTGAAAAGCAGGTACGCATGACAAGCTATGTATGACAAGCTACGTATGCCAAGCTATATCCCCCTTCGTATTCCTTCAAGCCTACCCATTAGCCCGTACCGTAATAACGTTTCTACgacatttcttcttcttcttcatctaccCCTCCACCGGCGCATCTGGGTTTTTGGCTCAATCTATTATGGCGATATTCGGCTATTGGCAGCAGAGGTTCGTTATCCAAGTGGCAGGACTCGAGGGGGCACATCTAAGACCACTACTCAAGACACTGATACTGCAAGTACAGCGACCACGCTAATCAATCCAATTCGAAAATACCGACTTTTCTACTTTCACTGTTCGAAAGTCCGCTAAATACAAAGCAGCGAGCTCAAGCCGGTCCACTTCAACATGCTGCTCCAAATTTACAGGCCGAATCTGCCGGCATTGTATTACAAGGAACAGATCTCAAATCCTTCAAGGTCACATCTACACGACTTGATGCACGATTCAAAGACATAATggttaaatataaaggtTCGCTCTATGATTACATCGcggacaaaaagaaagacccAGGCACCATCTCGATTAAGCTTAGATATCTGGGTCTTGACGCTCAGAAAATTGAGCCTCGCATAGTTATACAATGTGAGAAGAGGGTCAAAAAGACAATCAAGAAGTTCTTTGCACAGAAACACGTGAAGGAAGACCTTTCGTCAGATTTCAGAGTCCTGGTGTTGGACGAGCCACCGATAGAGGTTGCAAACGACGATACGATAGATGCCCTTTCCGACTCCCTCCCCAGAAAGACGATGTGCGGGATGCCTATCACATTGAGCAGAGGTGGCAGATCCGTCAGCTGTACTCTTGGTGGAGTCATCATTATTGGAACCGAACAGAAACGTCTATATGGGCTCATAGCTGGGCATCCATTGAAAAGAATTCGAGGCGACCTTTCTGGCAAGCAGCCAACGTACAAAGCTGATagatcaacatcgtcaaaagcacaagagaaggggaagaatTATAACAGTACAGCCACCTCTAAAGAAACATCAGCGATGCCTTCTAACCCGGTGCATTCAGGTTTCATGAGAACGAGTCAAGACGATCATTTGCGAAGAAAACTCAAAATAGGGACCGTTGTTTCTGACAATTTCAATATCTCATCAAAAAACAACTACGATTGGGCACTCATTGAACTCAACCAGGAATATGCATTGCCGAATGCAGTGGTTCGAATTAAGCAGCCCAAAGAATCCGAGTTCGAAGATAACCATACAGAGATTTACACCCATTACAACGAGTTTTCCCCTGGAACCACCATAAAGCAGGTACTTGTGCTAAAATACGGCAATCCAAGCGAAGCAGAACTATCCTTGAATACTTCTTTATTGGTTATGTCCTCTGGGTCCGAGTTTGTTGATGCTCACGATGTTACCATGAAGGATGGCTCATGTaagtacatacatatgaTTACGTTCAATTTATATTCCCTCTAACACCACTCGAAGCACTATGCCCGGGTGATTCTGGTCTATGGGTAGTAGATGCCAAGAACGGGAACTTGTATGGACACGTCGTTTCTGTGGATGCGTTTGGAGAAGCCCAGGTGATGCCGATCCAGCCCACCCTCCAGAGCATCAAAAAGCAGTTGAAAGCCGCTCAAGTTTACCTTGCCACAAGCTCGGCTGTTAAACAGCTGAAAGTTGCTCCGGAGGAGCCATCTACTTCCACTCAATTATGGCCAACTGCCACAGAAGCAAGGCCGGCACTTGGGCCGACTGTGAGCTCAGAAGAGGACTCTTTACAAGACCGCCCTCCATGGAACACCACGTACCCGTATGACCAAGGCAAATTCTTCAGCCCGCTGTCATTGTCTCAATCCGATCACGAGGTAAAGGATTTCAAACGTCATACGTCCAGTACTACAGTCGAGCCATTGTCTACCCTGACAGCAAAGTCTACCAAAAACACGAATGAAGGCTATCAACATCCAATACCAGACCAGGATTCTAGCGATCCGGACTTGCTTCAGCAGAGTAGTGTAGAGTGCCctgtcatcaacatccccCCAGACTTTGACTGGGTTCCCGCTCCAGAGGTTCCGGAAAAGGAGGACCGCAACCCACGTCGTGAAGATGACAAACCAGGAGTCCAACAATGGCTCCAGGAGCAGGGTGAGGAATCAGACATCCGACCTTCTATGCTTCAACAATTCAAGTCACAGTTGCGCCAGAACTATGGTAGTTGGCGTTTGAACATTTTAGTGACTTTAGCTAGTTTCTTTAGTTTCGTCAAGCATGTAGCTATTGTAGCTGGGATTGCTGTTTTCGTTGCGATTGCTGGTTTAGTTAGTTTAGTTTTTTTTGCTGTCAGGAGATTCTGGGGTTGGGAGGAACAGCGGAATAATCTGGGTGATAGCTTGTCGGTTATTGTTGCAAACTCTCCCAATTCTGTCCGTGACCCCGAGGGGGGGGACTACGATCATGAGAGCAATTCTGTCCGTGACCTCGAGGGGATTAACTACAGTCGTGCGAGCAATTCTGACAATACTGAAAGGATCGGGACGATAAGGCGTCCAGATGCGCGGGGTGTTGATAAAATATTGACATTCATGAGGAACAAGACAGGCAGAAACATCAAGGGGCCAGATTAGGATGGTTACCCCCTCGTGGGTAGAATTTTCTTGGTTGCCTTTAGTAGGGAGGAGATATCAACagaacctgaagataagatattaataatGGGAAATGTACCAAGCAACGAGGTTTATTGGTACTACCAGCAAGTTTGCTAAGCATTTTGGTATATACTGTTGGGTCTCTTTAGTATATTGACTGTGTTATTGGCATCTATCTGCTGAAATTGCATTCTTCCACCAACCTCCACATACAAGATTGCCCATTCAAGGGTTCACAATcctctcaagaacatcacaaaACTCCCGCACCTCCTCGACGGTGTTGTAATGCACGAAACTGATCCTAATCAGACCATCATCCTCCAGCTTGAGCACATCATGAGTTGGTCTAGGTGCCCAGCAGTGACCAGCCACAATTCTGAACTTTCCTTGGCGATTGACCTTGTTCATAACATCTCGCGAAGACTGGCCGATGACCTGGAACGTGATGACCGCCACTCGCTTCTCCGGATCAGACGTCTTCTCGCCAAAGACCCGGAACACAGTAGGGTGTCGGTTGAGATATGACAGAAGCACCTCTTGAAGAACCGTCTCTTGGGCAATAATCTTGTCCCAGCCGATATCCGTTAGATATCTTGTGATGGGAACAAGAGCTTCCTCCAACTCAAAAGCATTGGAGCCAAGTCGAAGTCTCCAATCCAGTCCAGGCATCCCGCTGAGGAAGAAGTGAGCAATACCTGTTACCATCCGCTGCTGAACACTTCGTCGACCGTAGAGCTGAGCCATGTGTGGACCAAACACCTTGTACCAGCTAAAGCAGTAAAAGTCCACGTCGAGAGCTTTCACATCAATGGGACGGTGAGGTGCCCAAGCGACACCATCAACGATGACGATCGCCCCGGGGATGGCATGGACGGCGTCGGCGATTTGCTTGATGGGGTGAATAGTTCCCACGACGTTGGAGACGTGGTTACATGCCACGATGCGGGTTTTGGGACTGAGGAGAGGCTTGAGTGTTTcgagagaaagacaagggTCGTCGCCGGCGGGTGGCATCCACCACTTGATGGCGATTCCAAGGTCAGCTGCCAGGGCTCGCCAAGCACCTGCGCTTCCTTCGTGACAAAGGCTCGAGACAATCATCTCGCAGTCGGAATTCAGAGAAGGCTTGAgggcttggccaagagtgCGGAGGATCATGGTTGTCGATTGTCCGAAAGCTGTATATGTTAGCATCTTGTCGTTCTGCTTCAAGACTCTCCCTGACACTCTAGTCAGAACTTACCAAtttcatcagcatcagcattcATGAATGCCGCCAACTCTGCCACCTTgtccatcatcctcttcgtctttgCCTGACTCTGTGGATCATCCAAGCCGAGCTCAACTGGAAATGCGGACATGTATTTGTGAGTGTTGTCAATAGCCCCTTGGTAGACTGCAGTGCCAGCCGCGTTGTTGAATGCCACTAAGCCACCATGAAGAGCTGGGAATTGCCTTCGTACACTCTGAACATCTAAAGCGTCCTGCGCGGTCGTCGGGCATGAATCTGATCCTGGGGCAACGAAGAATCCTTGGTCCAtgagattgttgatgttggctcGCAAGGCTTCCTTGACGCCCTTGGATGGTTGGTCCGGCCCATTCGATACGCCGAATGGCTGATGGTCCGTCGTCTCAAGCATGTACATGAGTGGAAACATGACATGCTGCTCTTGTTTGGCAGCGACACTCTGTCGTAGCTGTTGCAGCCACTCATCTCGCCGCAGGGGTCGCAGCGCGAAGCCATATTCCTCTTGCAGTAGCTGCCAGATATCCTGGAATTGGATCCCATCTTGGACTGTTACCGAGATTGTTTCGCTTGGTTCAAAGGCTGCTTTGGAGACGACTTCTGAGACGCGGCCAACGTCGCTCAAGAATAGCCATCCATTCGCGGTATCCTGGTCATAGGCTCCGAGCTCAAGAGATGCTGCGATGTAGCGCCAGATAAAGTCGCCCTTGTTCGCCATACCCCTCTTGGCATCACCCATGATGTATCCCGGCTTGATAATCTGGATAtacttgaccttttcttctgcCTGTTCCGCAAACCTCCTCACCAACATCTCCGACATGGCTTTGGAGCGCGCATAGCCAGATCCTTGAAGTGCCTTTTGTAAAATAGACACGTCATCCTCGGAATCGAAGCTCAGAGGCTGTCCACCAGACACATACACAAAGCTCTGTAGCGGGTCGGCGCGGTTGTTGATAGCTTGAAGTATCTGAACAGTCGATGTCACATTTGTGGCCTTCAATGTCTCGTAGTCCATGTGATAATGAACTTTTGCGCCGTTATGGATGATACAGTCAATGGAATCTGGTACCTTCCCCTCGAGTCTACCCCATGCATTGGTGTCCAGTCCAAGCTGAGGTTGTGAGAGATCACCCAACCAAGCATGGATGCGAGACTCGTACTCGCCTTTCCACCAAGCTGCGTCGATGAACTTTTGAAGCAAATAATCTTGTCCCGCCTGGTCAGAGGATGCCCGAACAAGAGCATGTATCTGACAGTCTGACTGCGTGAGTAGTTGTCGTACAATCTCTGTACCGACGTAGCCAGATGCCCCAGTAACAAAGACATGACGTATCGCTGAGTTACGCAGCTGCTTTGTTCGGGGGTGTAGAACAGATTCAAGGAGGCTGTCAATATCGTCATTTGTACTGGCAGATATATCATGGTTCTTGGCCCCTTTCAGATCTTGGACTGCGTCAACTGTAGCCGCCAAAGTTCGAATCGTTGATCTCGAGCTTAGCATTTGGTCCATGGGGATTTGCACCGCGAACCTCTGCTTGATAGCCTCCGAGAACGACATGATCTGGACAGAGTCAATACCACCGGATTGGATATTGAAGTCAACGCCTTCCAACTGCTTTCGAAGGCGCTGATCTTTTCCAGCGACAATCTCGATGTACATCTCAGAAACCTTTCTGGCGGTTCGTTCGGTTGGAAGTAGTTGTTTAGGCCCTGATGTTGCAGGTAGAAGATTTGGGACAGTTGTCTGTTTGGTCGAATGGCTGATGATCCATTTCTGAATAGCCGCCCTATCCAACTTCATGGATGCGTTGAGAGGGAGACCCTTGACAACAAGAATCTTGCTAGGAATCATATACCTCGGCAGACGCGATGTCAGAAATTCAGTGATCTTCTCCTGGATGTCGACAGAATCTCTATGCTCGATGCTATCAATCGAAGTTCCATGGTGAGTTGACGTGCCAACCTGCACCACTGCAACAAGCTGGCCGCTCCATGGACCTTCTTTCACAAGGTTTGCCATGGAGTGACTGACATCAGGGAACAATCCCAAGTTGTACTCGACTTCACCCAGCTCGATACGTTGACCATGGTATTTGACTTGTCCGTCCGTTCGACCAACGAACTCCAGGCTTCCGTCGAGCGTGTCTATGTTGTAGCGCAAAAGGTCACCTGTTTTGTAGAATCTCGTCTCTCCAACTCCGAGTTCCGAAAGCCATGGCGGGTTCTGCACCACAACAGCGTCGGTTCGAGCTGGATCTTTGATGTACTCCTGAAGCAGGCCTGGCCCAGCAACTAGAAGCTCGCCAACTGCTCCGACGGGCACCAATCTGTTTTGGTTCTTGGGGTCAACAAGGACACAGATGTACTCCTTGACAGCGTGACCGATAACCTCAGCGCGATTGGCAAGTGGCCCGATGATACAGCCACCTGTTTCCGCCGGACCGTAGCCTTGGTAAAGTGCAAGTCCGCTTTGCGACGACCAGCGGGCAACGACATCTTTTCGAAGTGCTTCTCCGGAGAAAATGAGTGTTTTCAAGGTAGGGAATGAAGCAGGCGACAAGGTGTTTGCCAACGATGGCGTGACGATGGCGAGTGTCACGTTGTGGCTGGTGCAGAACTCAGCAAGGTTGAAGAGGCGATCCTGTTCACTTGGTATGCAAACGCAACCTTGGTGTAGAAGAGTTGCGAAAATGTCGGTGATGAAAATGTCCCAAGTTGAGGCAGCAAACTGAAGAGCTCGAGCTCCTCTATAGCCAAGAGCTCCCCCTTCAGCTAGCATCCGAGTGGTCAAAGCTTGATGCTGAACAACGATTCCCTTGGGTTTTCCTGTTGAGCCTGACGTGAAGATGCACACCGCTGGGTCGTTGGGTAGGACACGAGGAAGCTGCCTGAACTGGTGGGTGTTGTCGTCCTCCTCTGTCGTACTCTGGGAGACTTGCAGAACATTCAAGCCCATTTGTGTAAATCTCTTGCTTTGACTCGGAGAGGTGACGATCAGCCTGGCGTTGATCTGGCTGATGATCTCTTTAGCTCTGGGCTCTGGTTGAGATGGGTCAACTGCCACAAAGGCAGCTCCGgccttgagaatggccaGTACAGCTACTACCATCCAGACACTCTTCTCGAATGAGAAAGGGACAAAGTCGCCGGTTCTGACCCCCTTTGACAGTAGCTGGAGTGTAAGCTTCTCGGCCGCGTCATCCAGCTCGTTGTAGGTCAAAGTACCGTCCCAAGCGTCGACGGCGGGAGCACGTGGAGCAGTGCGGACGGATTCACGCCAGAGATCGATGACGGAGGATTGTATTTTTGCTGGTGTACGGGGTAGGAAAGATTGCAAGAGGCTTTTGTCTATATTGCTAGCAAGTCCTCTGCGCCAGTCGCGAGGAGATGGGCTCAACAAATCCAGGTGAATCTCCTGGAAGGTCTTCCACAAGACCGACGCAAACTGGGATGGGACGCGAGTTTTTCCAGTATACAGAGATATATTTCTGTTGGTCGGGTGTGTTGTTACTTGTACATGGTACTGGACCGTTCCATCAATATTGTCAATGAcatgtcgatcttgttcCGTGAATCTCACAGAGCTGTTGATAAGATgactatgcttcttggcctcgaatGGTCTTACAGTGAGCTCAGGTTGGGCATTGGAGTCGAAAGAAACAGATGGAACAGAAAGTGGCCAGTGAGAGTAGATGAGAACTTGGTCATGAGGTTCAGCCTTGAGTCCTGACGCCAGAAATGCTACCTGATCTGATACGAGATACAGATGCAGTGCGATGGCCCATGACCTGAGCAGGTGATCTTCTTGCTTGGCGAATGGCATTACTATCATCTCTGTAGGTGAGACTGACTGCTGGGATAGAACGATCGCCCCGGAGGAtggcttctcatcatgatgctgaGCCCTGGTAGGCAAAATACCTGAAGCAGTCTCCATATCGAAGTCGTGGATAGAATCTGGCCGTGATGAGTCTGACATTCTGTGATGCTAGagccaaagatgaagaccaGGAAGAAGGTGGTTTTGAATGGCGATCTAGGTGATTGGCGACTGATACTGATTCACATTTACAACAAGTTTATTTGCACAATCCCCTTGACATATAACATAACTAGAGTCTATACGGAAACACATATTACTGTAAAGGATGCCATATTGTTTCTAAGTAACATCCTCATCAGTTGCGCCAAGTTGCCGTATCATATCTTCGGGCCGCTTCTAACTATCCACTGGGACCTGGGGATGCATAGCTAGAGATGAGGATAATTGACCAGCTTGTAGTCCTCAGAGTGAGAATATCTGCCACATACCCTGCACAGTAAACAAGTTAGGCTGTGCAAAGCATAAATCTGGGGGCCATCGGAGACCGGTACTCACTCCATCGGCCCGCTGCTAGGAGGGATCAGGGATGATTGTTAGACTAACAGCCAATATTAGGCTTTTTAACTCTCCGAAATCTGTTGGTCATAGATTCACACCTGGCCTAACTTGTTTAAGTTGTCCCTTGTCGACGACCCTGTCAGCTTGTCAAACTGCACTTTTGTTTCAACGTCTCCTTCCTCATTAGATATCACTGAAGAAAGGACATCACCTGACTACTACTAGCCAAGTAATTGTGTGATTACGTTATTGTTGGTTGTACACGACCAACAGCTAAACACACGAGGTGACTTAGAGTAAGCTCCCCTCATCGACTACTAGCTTGACGCGGATTGTTCTTTGTCTCATTAACAAAGTCATATACAGTGATAAACCTGTAGCTTATCGTACAAGATGGTATTACTACACGATGCCGAGTCTCTTTTTGGTAACTCGAATATGTTGCGAAAAATGGCCACACTTCCTCTCATCCAAGTATGGAGCGACAAAGGTAAACTCACACATCTcattttaataatatcttgCTAACCTAAACTCTAGATCTAATCAGTGAAAGCACCTGGCAGGTCTCACATATCTCGTACTGGGAAGAATACCGATGGCAATCGGTTGACTTGACCATCACCAACCTTCGTCAGCACAAAACACCAACTGCTAACGAGGGTCTACGACTCATTCTGGTCGAAGAGGGGACATCAACGCCTCTGAAGCCAGGATCCTTGGGGTCAAATGAGGCCCATGACTTCTTGCTCCAGACACTCTTGGTACCCGTAACTCAGGGTCAAGTCCGTCTCATCAAACTTATCGTGCCACGATCAACTGGCTACATTGCGCGATCGGATATCATTCCTCTGCGCCTCCACGACTGTCCACATGTGGAATCTGTTAGATCCTTTgctcaacctcttcaagcTTACAACGAATCAGCCACCCCAGCAATCGTATtcgacaagaaggaaatcagCTTATTAGGCATATTCAGGGAATCTGCAGCAGGTCTCTTAGTCTTATCGTACCCCAACTCCGACCTGCAGGTCATCTCATCTGAGCTTGAACAAGAGCTAGGCAATCGACTGTCATTCCACTGGCTCATTCACGAGACACCCCGTGAGCGGagtcttgttctcgttgaAGCAAACAGCTCTCATCCCGAAGATGGACTTGGCCTCTACACAGCAGCCAAAGCCCTGGGTATCAAGCTGGTGGTCTTGGATGAAGCTGATCATTGGCTCGCCAGTCACGAGGGAGATGACTTTCGTGAGGCATTTATGCCAATAACGCTCACCAATCCGCCCAAGTCTGAACTTACAGACCACATTCTCACTGCTCTAAAGTCCTACGGCAAGCCTATCGATGGTATCATGACATGCGCGGATACGTACTGGCCTTTTGTCGCTGAGGCGGCTATAGCTTTGGGTCTTCCTGCAGCGTCACCAGAGGCTTTCGAGATCGCCACCAACAAGTACAAGACCAGCGTTTTTGCTGGCCATCGAGCACATCACGCCTCCAGCCCCGAAGAAGCCGCTCTGATAGCTCAGAGGGACGACTTATCTTACCCCCTAATTGCCAAACCATGTGGAGGATGGAGTTCCGAGGCAGTCTATCGTGTTGACTCCCGCGATGCTTTGGAAACGGCCATTAGTGCGATCTTCTCATctcgacatggccatgagCTTGTGATTGAGCCATACTGTGACGGACCTGAAGTTGACGTTAATCTCGTCCTGCAAGATGGAAaactcctcttctttgaAGTTTGCGACGACTTGCCCAAATCAGCGGATGTCAATGGGCCAAAGGTTGGATCACTGTCTACTTTTCACGAACTTTGCAGCGTTTACCCATCTAAGCTGCCGAAACCTGAGATTGAGCTATTACGCGATACCTTTGTGGATATCTTGCTGTCACTCGGACTTCGCAGTGGTGTGTTCCATCTCGAAGGGCGCGTAGAGAACTCTACAGTAGAGTACAAGGAGCAAGCCAACGGTAACATGGAGCTCACCGCAAGTGAGGTGCAGAATGGCCAAGCCAAGGAGCCAAAAGCATGGCTTATTGAGATCAATCCTCGTCCTTTGGGGATGACCGGCTCTCAAATCATTGAGCACACGTACGGTATCGACTACTGGGGTCTGGCTCTCCTACTCACCGTCAACGACACCACTCGCTCTCGCGCACTTGCTCTTCCCTTCAAAACTGGTCCTCAGTACACCAGTGCAATGGTATTCATCCCCGCCGACTTTCCGTCATCTTGTCAGGGGGTCTTTGACTCGGATGACATTTGCAAAGAGTTGTTCTCACGCAGACCTGATCTCGAAGCATTTGTGAGTCGGTGTGGATGTTTGATCAAGCGCGGACAGAAAGTTCCTCATCCCAGTGAAGGACGTAACACGTTTGTTGCTTACTTCAATGTCTTTTCTCGAAGGGGTCGTCAAGAGGCGATGGATATTGCAAGACAGGTACGAGAGGAAGTCCGGTACCAGTTCAAGTAGTTGTCAAAATGCATCTTTTTTGTGTTTGACTGCATGGTTCCATTTAGATGCTGTCTTCTATCcataattattctttttttatgcATTGCTAGAAAGCAGAAGCCATACTCGTCCCTGTATTCTGATCATATCTCTGCAATGTTGTCATCAGAAGTGCTGCCCTATGATCCATATGAGCGCACGAAGTTCGCAATCGCTCCACAGGCACCTTTACACTGTGTCTaggatcttcaagatgaccATTCAACCCCTGTATCAACTTCCGTACCCGCCTGAGTTCTGCAATAATGATGTGTCTCCATATCACATCTGTTTCCTCACTCTCTGCCTTGTAGTGACCTAGCAGAAGTTGATCG from Fusarium pseudograminearum CS3096 chromosome 1, whole genome shotgun sequence encodes the following:
- the NPS16 gene encoding NPS16, giving the protein MSDSSRPDSIHDFDMETASGILPTRAQHHDEKPSSGAIVLSQQSVSPTEMIVMPFAKQEDHLLRSWAIALHLYLVSDQVAFLASGLKAEPHDQVLIYSHWPLSVPSVSFDSNAQPELTVRPFEAKKHSHLINSSVRFTEQDRHVIDNIDGTVQYHVQVTTHPTNRNISLYTGKTRVPSQFASVLWKTFQEIHLDLLSPSPRDWRRGLASNIDKSLLQSFLPRTPAKIQSSVIDLWRESVRTAPRAPAVDAWDGTLTYNELDDAAEKLTLQLLSKGVRTGDFVPFSFEKSVWMVVAVLAILKAGAAFVAVDPSQPEPRAKEIISQINARLIVTSPSQSKRFTQMGLNVLQVSQSTTEEDDNTHQFRQLPRVLPNDPAVCIFTSGSTGKPKGIVVQHQALTTRMLAEGGALGYRGARALQFAASTWDIFITDIFATLLHQGCVCIPSEQDRLFNLAEFCTSHNVTLAIVTPSLANTLSPASFPTLKTLIFSGEALRKDVVARWSSQSGLALYQGYGPAETGGCIIGPLANRAEVIGHAVKEYICVLVDPKNQNRLVPVGAVGELLVAGPGLLQEYIKDPARTDAVVVQNPPWLSELGVGETRFYKTGDLLRYNIDTLDGSLEFVGRTDGQVKYHGQRIELGEVEYNLGLFPDVSHSMANLVKEGPWSGQLVAVVQVGTSTHHGTSIDSIEHRDSVDIQEKITEFLTSRLPRYMIPSKILVVKGLPLNASMKLDRAAIQKWIISHSTKQTTVPNLLPATSGPKQLLPTERTARKVSEMYIEIVAGKDQRLRKQLEGVDFNIQSGGIDSVQIMSFSEAIKQRFAVQIPMDQMLSSRSTIRTLAATVDAVQDLKGAKNHDISASTNDDIDSLLESVLHPRTKQLRNSAIRHVFVTGASGYVGTEIVRQLLTQSDCQIHALVRASSDQAGQDYLLQKFIDAAWWKGEYESRIHAWLGDLSQPQLGLDTNAWGRLEGKVPDSIDCIIHNGAKVHYHMDYETLKATNVTSTVQILQAINNRADPLQSFVYVSGGQPLSFDSEDDVSILQKALQGSGYARSKAMSEMLVRRFAEQAEEKVKYIQIIKPGYIMGDAKRGMANKGDFIWRYIAASLELGAYDQDTANGWLFLSDVGRVSEVVSKAAFEPSETISVTVQDGIQFQDIWQLLQEEYGFALRPLRRDEWLQQLRQSVAAKQEQHVMFPLMYMLETTDHQPFGVSNGPDQPSKGVKEALRANINNLMDQGFFVAPGSDSCPTTAQDALDVQSVRRQFPALHGGLVAFNNAAGTAVYQGAIDNTHKYMSAFPVELGLDDPQSQAKTKRMMDKVAELAAFMNADADEIAFGQSTTMILRTLGQALKPSLNSDCEMIVSSLCHEGSAGAWRALAADLGIAIKWWMPPAGDDPCLSLETLKPLLSPKTRIVACNHVSNVVGTIHPIKQIADAVHAIPGAIVIVDGVAWAPHRPIDVKALDVDFYCFSWYKVFGPHMAQLYGRRSVQQRMVTGIAHFFLSGMPGLDWRLRLGSNAFELEEALVPITRYLTDIGWDKIIAQETVLQEVLLSYLNRHPTVFRVFGEKTSDPEKRVAVITFQVIGQSSRDVMNKVNRQGKFRIVAGHCWAPRPTHDVLKLEDDGLIRISFVHYNTVEEVREFCDVLERIVNP